A stretch of Monomorium pharaonis isolate MP-MQ-018 chromosome 7, ASM1337386v2, whole genome shotgun sequence DNA encodes these proteins:
- the LOC118646555 gene encoding putative cyclin-dependent serine/threonine-protein kinase DDB_G0272797/DDB_G0274007, whose translation MQQLLQQLLQQQQQQQQQQQQQQQEQQQQQQQQRQHQEEMQRALQFLFDELHKQQQQQPQQPQPQPQPEQPQQPQQPQPQEVQPQPQPQQLRPKRKVFYIISH comes from the coding sequence ATGCAGCAGTTGTTGCAACAGCTGctacagcagcagcagcagcaacaacaacaacagcagcagcaacaacaagaacagcagcagcaacaacaacaacagcgACAACATCAAGAGGAAATGCAACGAGCGTTGCAGTTCCTCTTTGATGAGCTGCAcaagcagcagcagcagcagccgcAACAGCCGCAGCCGCAGCCGCAGCCGGAACAGCCGCAGCAGCCGCAACAGCCGCAGCCGCAGGAGGTGCAGCCACAGCCGCAGCCGCAGCAGCTACGGCCAAAACGtaaagtattttacattatttctcattaa